Within Bacteroidales bacterium, the genomic segment CACGTAAAGTAGTGGAAACCCTATCGAGGTTGTCTGTTCGAGGCAACCGTAAGGGTATCGGATAAGAAAATCCAAATGTTTTTCCAAATCAATAGGTGGGAGAGTTGAAAGCTCTAACACTGCAGAGTTGGTCAACTGTGCGCCAATGGGTTTGACATCGACTTTCCAACTATCGTCTGTGCTAAGTGATTTGTTCTCAACTTCATATAAAACAGGTGTCGGGTTCTCGATTGGAATTTTAATATCGTAGGTCGCCTTATGTTTTCCGTCAGTTGCCTCGATTGTCAAAGCAGCTTGCCCTACAATAGATTTGACATTGCATTGTATTGATTTCGTACCTCTGAAATTATTGTCAAGCGTAACGCTGACGTTATTTTGAGCGAGCGACAAGTTGCTAATATTTTTCACTTCGATATTGATTTTTCGCTGTGTCTCCTCTGAACCAAAGATATTTAGCGGAATATCAAATTTATCGCCTGGAGTAAGCACTCGCGGTGTTGAAGCCGTAATTAAAAGCGGACTTGTAATTGTAACTCGCTTATCATCAACGCCCCACGACTTTTCGGTTGAAGCTATTGCCATAACCCTTACCGCTCCAAGATAGGAGGGGAGCTCAATTTTGTGCGTATCGCTACCTCTTTTTTTCAAATTGAATGGTCCCAAAACCTTAACTACTGCTTTAAACTGTGTATTCAGCGAGGCGGGGCTTTGTGAAACTTCTCCGTCATCACCGCCAATGCCAATTACTCGCCCAACAACGCCCGACATGGCACCCATAACCCAATCGAACAAATCCCACGAGGTTACGCCAAGTGCAACCTTTTTGTGGAAATATTCCCATGGATTTGGTGTTTTGTAACTTGTTATGCCAAGCAAGCCCTCGTCAACAACGGCTAACATATATCTCATCTCTTTTCCGTTCTGCTCGCTCACTTTGACTACAAACGGTTCGTTGCAGTTGGATTTGTCGGGAGCATCAATTTTTGGATAAAGCTGCGATTCGGGGTTTACAACCTTACACGGAACGATACCGTAAAGTCTTAAAGGTAAGTCGTTTACAGTTTTTTCAAAGGGTTGTAAAAAGGTAACGTTAAAGTAAAAGTTTGGCGACATTGCAACCGTTGCTTTTGTGGTGTATGTCGTGTAATTATCGGTGGTTTCAATCCACTCGCTTTTGATAATTTCGCTTCCGTTTTCTAATGAAACTAAGGCTTTACCACCTTGCGATGATGGAAATGTAAGTGTAATTGTCTCATCTAAAGCGTATTCCTCTTTGTCTAATGTGAGTTCAATTATCGAAGCATCTTTTCCTGTTTTACTTCCGGAGTACCCGTCATCGCCGACCCTGATCATTCCTGCAACAACCTGTCCTGTATTGTTGTTTTCGACATATATTTGGTAATATCCCCAATCATCTTTAATAGCGAAATCGAACGAGCCACTTCCACCGTTTATGCTAACGTTTTTCGAGAAAACCGGAATAATATTGGCTCCAGTCATATATGAGTAATCATTGCGTGATGATTGATACCACCATTGCCAGTTGCGTTTATAGATATCGACCTTAACACTCTGATTTCTGGCGACTGTTTTTCCCTCTAAGTCGGTTAATATCAACGATACGCTGTACTGTTTGCCCGATTGGAATTGTCCCCACTGTCCGTCTGGTTCGGGTAACTTCATACCTGTCAGGTTGTTATATGGCGATACCACTGTTTGCGCCGATGAGGTTGTAAACTGACCACCCGGTTCGGTTGCTCTAAACGTATATGTTGTTTTATAAGCCGATGATTTTAAGCCACTTGGTAAGTTAATCCTAAATGAGGTTTTCCCCTCGTTGTTTAATTTTGTTTTCAAAACGTTCCACTCTTCGGCGTACTCATCAACATAAGGATTGTTAAATGTGTATCCTTTCAATGAACTAAATCGAATATCGAATGCACTTGTAACGGCATCGACAGAGAAATCCTGATTCGCAGCCGAGCCTCCGTGTAGCCATTTAACCAAAATATTTGCAGTAAGGTTTTGATTTAGAGTCGTTTGTGCAATATCGTGAATAATCTCCATTCGATTTGGTCGTATGGTCTCAACCCTAACACGTTTGTAAAACTGTTTCTTCCCGATTGTAAAACGGATTGTCCATCGACCAGTTAGAGCGTCAGGGGCTGTAGGAATATCAATCCTGTGCATCGATTCACCTTTATATTGAAAACTTGTTTCAAATTCGGGCTGCCCGTTTGAATTGGTTACGTAAACTTGAATAGGGTGGGTCGGAGGAATAGTTTTCAGAGCATCGTTAATTATAAATCCAACAAAAACAGTATCGCCCGGACGATATACATCGCGCTCTGTGAAAGCGAAAGCGTTAATGCCGTCTCGGGTTTCTACTCCTTCAACATCGAAACTGCTAACCGAAAGGCTTTCGTATGGCGGTATTCTCAAATAGTTTCTATCCTCTTTGGTTTCGGCAATAACAAAATATGCCTCTTCCATATCGGTAAATTCTGCTTTGCCTTCGCTGTTTGTTTCAACCTCGGCAAGTACTTGCTGTTGATAGTTCAGCACCTTAATCACACATTTCGATAAAGGTTGGTTTTGATTTATCGTTGTGGCAAATACCGTAAGTTGATTTTTCCCGTCACGTTTAGCGATAAGCCCAATATTGCTACTTATATAATTGTGTTTAATTGCTCTGCGGAACCCGTAGTATGCGTCTTCGCAAGGATTGTCGCTATAATCCCACGAATATTCGCCATAGCTGTACTCTTCGAATCTATCCCAAAAATCGGTATCATTTATATCGTCACGGTTCTTCTCCTCACTCTCTGAGCAGTCCCAGATTGCGTGTTGCTTACGGAACCCAATCTGTACGTGATAAAGTGCGCCAATCTCCTTTTTTACCAATTTCGATAAATCTAAGTAATATTTGCTCCAACCCTGATGAGTGCTTTCTGCCTGACCCTCAATGTTTATGGTCGATTGATAGACAACTTTACCAACTCTCTCTAACTCCCAATTATCTTGATAATCATTTACTTGCAGAAACTGTATTATATTGTTTTGGAAGATTTGATATATTCTGACATCGACAGCTTTTAGGCGTGCGGCTTCAAACTCAAACAAAGCTCCCTGCTGTGTTGGAGCCGAAATAATTTTGCTGCTCGATTTTCTAACCTGTGGTTTTTCCCTCTCGACATGAACCGTAAAGGTTTGATTTTGAGCCATTGTCATACCTTTAGCCGATCTAATACCTCGAAACATTTCAACTATAATATCTCCATATTCGGTAATGCGTGGATAAACACGTACAACGTTCTTATCGACAACAACTTGCGATGGCGATTTGCCGTTAAGTTGAATTAATCCCGTCAAATCCTGGTTTGCTTGCAGTATATCGGAAAAGCTTATAACAATCACGGGTTCAGGTTGATACAGAACATTGCCTGTTATATGGCAAAACTCATTTACAGGAGGAATATTTAAAACAAATTCGCTTTTCTCTTTAGCGTTAATTGCCGAGCCGTCTAGATTGATTTTTAAAACCTGCTCATTATCAGACCTATAAATGCTATCAATTGTGATATTGATATTTAGTCCTGTTGTTTGCTGATAATCGACCCTGAGATTTCTTTTGTCAATTTTAGCATCAATCACATTTTGGACCTTTTCAAATGATACGTAATCGGTTAAAACTAAGGTACCTACCAAGGTATAACCGGAATTGTTGTCAAACTCTGTTGCCAATATATGTTGGAACAAGAAGCTAACCGAGGGTTTTAATGTGCGAAAGCTGAACTCGTAAGATGTTTTCAGTGTATCGGACAGAGCACGCAGGTCTAATTTGCATTTATACTCTTTGTCGGATTCGAAACTGTTTTCGGGGATAAACTCAAATGCTGTTTGACTAATCCAAAAGGCTTTGCCTTCGGCTTTTGGGGAGAATGTTACCAATTTTTCAGGAACATTTTTCCCAACCTCATCATCGTTAACCACAGGGAACTGAAAGTTAACCCTTATTGGCGATTTTACAGATACTACACCAGACGTATGCGACGAAATTACATCCGGCATCTCTACGCTCTTTTTTGAGCAACCTGAGAAAACATAAAGAAATGTAATGGCTGCTAAAGCGTTAATTTTTAATAATTTAGATAGTGTGTTCATATTATTTTAGTTTTGATTTTTATAGATTGTGAAGATAAGAAAAACGATTCAATTAGCAATTGAGTTAAAAGTTAAAAGTTCATAAAGTTGAAAGGAATTGGAACACAGATAACACAGATTTAACAGATTATCACAGATTTGGTGTAGGGGCGACCCTTGTGGTTGCTCAAATCTTAATGTCCCTTAATTTCTTAATGGTTAATTTGTAAAAAGTTTTTAAAGTTAGTAAATGAAAATATTCTGATATGTAAAAAACGCAATGTTTGTAATAAGCTGGATAATAGCAATATACATCAAGCTGTTCTTTTGTCTTTGCTCTTTAAAAGAAACAATATACATTAAAAACGCTCTTTAGAAAAAACAACTATACATTTAAAATGCTTTTTAAAAGAAACAGTTCTATTTTAAAATTGCTATTTATATAAAACAATTTTATATAAAAATTGCTCTTTATAAGAAACATTTTGTATCTTTGCAGAAAAGATTATCATGGACTCTTTAGTGAAAATTTATTTGCGTTTATTGCAAGAAACAGAGGTGGAGACAATCCGTTATCTCTATTCAGATATTGATTGGGACGAACGTTGTATTGCCATAATTGGAGCAAAAGGCGTTGGAAAAACCACAATGCTGTTGCAACACATAAAGAGAACTTTTACAAACAAAGAGAAGGCTCTTTTTGTTAGCTTGGATAATACGTGGTTTGCCAAACATTCGATTTTTGAACTGGCTGACGAGTTCTATTTGAACGGCGGAACACATCTGTTTTTAGATGAAATACACCACTATCCAAACTGGGCGACCGAAATGAAAAACGTTTACGATAGTTTCCCGAAACTTAAAATTGTTTTTACCGGATCGTCGCTTCTACAAATATATAAATCTACAGCAGACTTGTCTAGAAGGGTGGTTTACGAAAATTTAGAAGGTCTCTCGTTTAGAGAGTTTTTGAATTTCGAAAAAGTAGGGGATTTTCCTGTGCTTTCGTTAGAAGAAATCATTGAAAATCACCAAGATATTGCATTTAAAATCACTGAAAATATAAGAATAATACCGTTATTCAAAAAGTATTTAAAAAATGGCTACTATCTATTTTATAAAGAGGGGCTTAGAAAATATGAAAGAAAGTTGCAAGAGGCAATAAATAATGTGATAGATGTTGATGTTTCGGCAATTGAAAACATCGGGTTTGATTCTCGGTATAAACTGAAAAGATTGTTGGCAATTCTTTCAGCATTAGTTCCTTATACGCCAAATATAACCGAGTTAGCCTCTGCCATAGAGACTACAAGAAACAACACGGTAAGGTATTTGTCACTGTTGGCAAATGCAAAGTTGCTGAATTTAGTCTCCTACAAAAACAAGACAATCGGTGACCTGACAAAACCCGATAAAATTTTGCTAAATAACACCAATCTGTCGTACTTATACGGCGACAATGCAAATGTAGGTAGCGCAAGAGAAACATTCTTTGTTAATCAAATGAGTGCCGTTGCAGATGTAGTACTTGCACCACAAGGCGATTATATGGTAGGTAAATACACTTTTGAAGTTGGTGGCAAAAACAAAAACTTCAATCAAATTAAAGACCTGCCAGACAGCTTTGTTGTTGCTGACAATATTGAAATAGGGCATAAAAACAGAATTCCGCTTTGGTTGTTTGGGATGCTGTATTAATTCCAAACCCTAATTTTTTAGGTAATAGATTTTATTAGTTAATGAATGAAAAGTTTTAATTTTGTCAAAAGTCGGAAGTCGGAAGACCGAAGTCGGCGTTGCACTGAGCGTAGTCGAAGTGAAGAAAGTTACGAGTAGTCAAATTATGTACTTGACTGGATATCGATTAATTGTCA encodes:
- a CDS encoding AAA family ATPase; the encoded protein is MDSLVKIYLRLLQETEVETIRYLYSDIDWDERCIAIIGAKGVGKTTMLLQHIKRTFTNKEKALFVSLDNTWFAKHSIFELADEFYLNGGTHLFLDEIHHYPNWATEMKNVYDSFPKLKIVFTGSSLLQIYKSTADLSRRVVYENLEGLSFREFLNFEKVGDFPVLSLEEIIENHQDIAFKITENIRIIPLFKKYLKNGYYLFYKEGLRKYERKLQEAINNVIDVDVSAIENIGFDSRYKLKRLLAILSALVPYTPNITELASAIETTRNNTVRYLSLLANAKLLNLVSYKNKTIGDLTKPDKILLNNTNLSYLYGDNANVGSARETFFVNQMSAVADVVLAPQGDYMVGKYTFEVGGKNKNFNQIKDLPDSFVVADNIEIGHKNRIPLWLFGMLY